A stretch of the Pseudoalteromonas marina genome encodes the following:
- a CDS encoding DUF6491 family protein, translating into MKNILVITLAATVLLGCSATSNISLKEKDQAYAKYLSEENLAGEDKINSFRFKGWKPLSDKFLIISAAHKKDYLIETQGTCHDLNESHGIELNRFSNFVIHKEGDSISTIEQPTKKCFIKSIYPLTAGQTEHLESIGNPIQS; encoded by the coding sequence ATGAAAAACATTTTAGTTATTACATTAGCAGCAACAGTGCTTTTAGGCTGTTCAGCAACAAGCAATATTTCACTGAAAGAAAAAGACCAAGCATATGCAAAGTACTTGTCTGAAGAAAACTTAGCAGGTGAAGATAAAATCAATAGCTTTAGGTTTAAAGGTTGGAAACCACTTTCTGATAAATTCTTAATTATTTCAGCGGCACATAAAAAAGATTATTTGATTGAAACCCAGGGCACTTGCCATGACCTAAATGAATCTCATGGAATTGAGTTAAACCGCTTTTCTAATTTTGTTATACATAAGGAAGGGGATTCAATTTCTACCATTGAACAACCTACAAAAAAATGTTTTATAAAATCGATTTACCCACTTACTGCTGGCCAAACAGAGCATTTAGAAAGTATTGGAAATCCTATCCAAAGTTGA
- a CDS encoding DUF6445 family protein, producing the protein MIDFTLNKNMVLQIHTVGEEQTPIIVIDDFVNNVDALINFAVFSQNTRETFYAQESDFYPGVRKAAPLSYIEQLKALSPIINSHFNMADKSEFDVILSAFSIACTEPDKLRPIQMLPHFDTPNMKQLAMVHFLCDETHGGTSFYKHKALGYERITKERLIPYRQAIKQQAMAQKLHKNPHYINGSTALFEQVYSLEAKLNRVVIYPSNLLHSGNINAANGYARDPINGRLTISSFVVLC; encoded by the coding sequence ATGATTGATTTTACACTTAACAAAAATATGGTGTTACAGATACACACTGTTGGGGAAGAGCAAACCCCAATTATTGTTATTGATGATTTTGTAAATAATGTAGATGCGCTAATTAATTTTGCTGTGTTTTCTCAAAATACGAGGGAAACATTTTACGCACAAGAAAGTGATTTTTATCCAGGAGTAAGAAAAGCAGCACCGCTTAGTTATATAGAGCAGCTAAAAGCACTGTCGCCAATTATTAATTCACACTTTAATATGGCAGATAAAAGCGAGTTTGATGTAATACTTTCTGCCTTTTCAATTGCATGCACTGAACCTGATAAACTCAGGCCAATACAAATGCTTCCCCATTTTGACACACCTAATATGAAGCAACTTGCTATGGTGCATTTTTTATGTGATGAAACACATGGGGGTACTTCATTTTATAAACATAAAGCCCTGGGGTATGAACGCATAACAAAAGAGCGACTTATCCCTTATAGGCAAGCTATAAAGCAACAAGCCATGGCACAAAAGCTTCATAAAAACCCACATTATATAAATGGCAGCACAGCTTTGTTTGAGCAAGTTTACAGTTTAGAGGCAAAGCTAAATCGGGTTGTTATATATCCAAGCAACTTATTGCATTCTGGTAATATAAATGCGGCTAACGGTTATGCTCGCGATCCAATTAATGGGCGTTTAACTATTAGTAGCTTTGTGGTTCTGTGCTGA